The Ciona intestinalis unplaced genomic scaffold, KH HT001237.1, whole genome shotgun sequence genome has a window encoding:
- the LOC108950977 gene encoding adhesion G-protein coupled receptor G7-like, with product MSVYSYDMYMSLVKVFHKSQHQFLQRTSLFAYVVPFVIVVISASVTMGYLDLQNEVTPYGILEDSFKSSSYISDHMCWLRGNSLYFSFLLPVGMMLIFNIFVFVSVSRELALKNKSATSPNLKRSTKQSLTIAITMTSLMGLTWVLGYFILISTDVVYVTVFSWLFALFNTLQGFFIFYLTSVRRSDMRSVWLRPFRSYRSSDLSADNAKTRSKSTYSLKETAAADSTEKTRKTTFTQI from the exons ATGTCTGTATACAGCTATGACATGTACATGTCACTTGTTAAG GTGTTTCATAAAAGTCAGCATCAGTTTTTACAACGGACATCACTTTTTGCATACGTGGTACcgtttgttattgttgtaaTATCTGCCAGTGTTACTATGGGTTACTTAGACCTTCAAAATGAGGTTACTCCATATGGAATAT TGGAGGACTCTTTTAAGTCCTCATCCTACATCTCGGATCACATGTGCTGGCTGCGAGGGAACTCTCTTTACTTCAGTTTCCTCCTCCCAGTTGGAATGATGTTGATTTTCAACATCTTTGTCTTTGTATCTGTTTCCAGGGAGCTGGCACTCAAAAATAAAtcg GCGACCTCGCCTAACCTGAAACGttcaacaaaacaatcactcacaatCGCTATTACTATGACCTCACTAATGGGTctaacatgggtgttggggtattttattttgatatcAACCGATGTTGTTTATGTCACTGTTTTCAGTTGGTTGTTTGCCCTATTCAACACTTTACAG GGCTTCTTCATCTTTTACCTAACATCGGTGCGGCGATCGGACATGCGCTCAGTGTGGCTACGACCTTTCCGTAGCTACCGTAGCTCAGACCTTTCGGCAGACAATGCGAAAACGCGAAGCAAGAGCACATACTCACTTAAAGAGACCGCGGCAGCGGATTCGACCGAAAAGACTCGAAAAACAACATTCACTCAAATTTAA